The sequence below is a genomic window from Neodiprion pinetum isolate iyNeoPine1 chromosome 7, iyNeoPine1.2, whole genome shotgun sequence.
AATATGCTTGTCATTAGCTATCACCGAGATGGTCGTCGAGACCGATAGCTCAGAAATCACTGACGAAACTTGCCCCTCGACAAATTCTACAAGCACAACCAACAGCGCCGTGGGTACTTACGAATGGGACGAAAGTTTGCaggtacacacacacacacacacacacatatatatatatatataatatgtatctCTATATTATAATGAAGACTAGAAGATAATGAATGAACTGTCAAATCGTATAAactcgataaattattatattacctCGAATAAtgttcagaatttttattttgtccaCAAAAAATTTAGATTGGCAGAGGAAATAAGAGGAATGCATAATATTAGCGAGAGAAAAGAACAACGACTTTTTACacgatttcaaatttaaccttgaaaaacttttgaaagagtttggttatgaaaaaaattatcagagatctttttttttgtggagcattaaattccgtaaaaaaaatatgcatcgTATACATTTATGTGTATTGTCCCGTTACTGAGTTacaaaattgagaaataacTACGATTATTTTATCATGTTAATTAAATTGGAAAATGGTAAATTGCGTTCAGGAAtcattaaatattaatattgaagaCTCGAATCATAACATACGTGTTATTTCCTCTTTCTACAACTAATGAATACGTGATATTAAAACAGAAACTCACTTCTACTTTTGACTGAGGgatattcaataaatttatttaatttatatcaacgTTTTatttacactgagaaaaatttcatttgttacagtaacgagaaaaattcagtaaaacaggtatcgttgaaaaaaaaaactgtttgaatattgtcgGAATCACGAAAatcgaggtacgcgtaaccattttgcgctattgtcgatccttttttggtaattccaacgcaaaatcagttacTGCggcttactctactttttttagttaaacaaggcttcaacgtcaatttatttttgcacgagcgttaaattttcgcaacagttgcaagaaaatctagcaacagcgatcgtaatgagaaagaatagtaacggatactagactttccgttaacggctagaaaactaatttttattttctacctagaactatatttttcgatcgtggtaaaaaatgaaaataattaagtaaccggtactaaaaatttctctcagtgtattatttgtttaatcgaattttgttttgcatCAGTCTAATAcaggtataaatttattataggCGTTTACCGCACAGTGATAATATTCGAGATTAGTTGAAGATTTCACGTAAAATGTGACAGCTGGTATTGATAAGAATCGCGGATacgtgtgtaaaaaatatttatcgcgTGCTTCATATTGCACGTTACGCAACAACTACTTCGGTCAGGGATTCAAATTCCATTATATTACACTGTAAACGAGTCGGAGGACGCTGTCACATATTTTGCAGTAAAACACTCGCCACGGTTTGGTAGATAAGATCACGCTTAAATCCAAGATCGTAAAGCTGGGGCAGCTGTAAATTataagagaagagaaaaacgatGATGTGTTGCATAATAGCCGGATTCTTCCATGGCATTGTGGAATGTTGAAGAAATGTCACGTTTTCGAAACACGTGTTGTTGTTATGCTGGTGTTTAacacgttgtttttttttcttttttttttcctcattattattatatatatatatatatatttatatatattttttttctattctttacACTTTAATTTATGGCAAACAAAACAGAGAAGGAAAGATATGCCGTTTCgaaaaaacctgtttttcgTATCGAATACAAAGATGCGTTTCAACTCGCTAATTTTTAAACGCTCAATATTATGTAACACGTAAAggtgaacaatttttttctctaacaataagtaaaaattgttttattgttttcctTCTTTGAACGAGAAATTGCTATGCATCTATAACGCAGGAATAATTGCGTCTGAATTTGGTTAGGAAAAAATCGTATCGTCGGTGAATTTTTggcgtttttttcttttttttttttttcgtctgttTCAAACCTCAGCGAGATTATTAAATGCAAAAAGTTTAGTTTTTATGACAGAAATTAACCAAGCTCTTAAcgtgttgtaaaaattttttatacggtATAACTTGCACAGGTGTAGAGTATGTACATATTTGACTGTCGAAactgtaaaatattataataataataattataaaacagTCCAGCATAGCCTGCTGCATAATTCAGTTTTTTATTCCACGTGTTTTTGTCACACTTGAAATTAAGGTAACGGAAAGATTTTTTGATCACTAGTCTCGGAAATTTTGCAGGcatttgtcgttttttttttttttttttttttgtttcttcatttttatttacaaatttcataacaagtaaagttgaaaataagcTGTATTAACAGATTTCTTAGAGCCATTTTTGTACGGACTCGATGGCGTGTTTTTGTTCCTAGAatatatacagtatacatACTGTATATAATGAGTACCTATGTGTGATAATGAGTATCTATGTGTGATCGATAAAGTCTGCCAGACTTGAAAAGAAACTGCTGCTCAAATatgtaagtaaaaaaaaataaaaccacgAAGATAcagacaaaagaaaaaaagaacaaattcgAATGAAACGAATCGCAAATAATTGCATGCGTTGATACGTGATTGTGTGTGTTTTATGGATAGGTGAAGTTGTTTAACAGGTTGTCAGcagtaagaaaataaaaattaccaaaataaGTACAGTGGAATTTTGTGCGCATAAATAATCGAACGGAATATTTTATCACGGTATCAATATCAACGGAATTAATTAAAAGCACAAGTATACTattagcgaaaaaaaaaagttatttattatagtcgcgagaataaatttcgcgaatatatatatatatatatatatatatttcacgaTCAGAAGTTTGAGTTCagcgaaaaatttattctcgcGACTATaatgaataactttttttttcgctaatAGTATACTTGTGCTTTTAATTAATTCCGTTGATATCGATACCGTGATAAAATATTCCGTTTGTCAAAATCGTAAAATGACCGTGCCACTGTCCAGAAGTACTTTCAGCCAAGCTAGGGCTTAATAAATGTcgtacatatttttcatcgacttATTTCGCCGCGAGACGGgctttgaggttatgttttGCCAATTATTCGACGAACGTTAATTCATACGATAATTTAACGGTCCTATCCGACCGGAACACTTTACCACCTAACGCCAAaacaacgaatttgaaaacaaaaaatctcgAATAAAATCCGTGTCTTAAAAATCCTAAAATCCGTCACGTGACACGTGCGGGCTTGATACACGTCtcgaaaaacaaattgttccgaatgaaaaagatgaaagaaaccgtaaaaaaaaaaaaaaaaaaaaatctataaaaaccaaatattgttttattcCGTTTTACAGCACCACCCTAATTCCgcctttctctctcgctcccgCAGGGTATAATCTTATCATCGTTCTATTGGGGCTACGTGATAACGCATCTGCCGGGTGGCCAGCTGGCCGAACGTTTCGGTGGAAAGTACACTCTGGGTCTTGGCATTCTGTCTACGGCTATATTCACCCTGATAACACCATTGGTGGTCGAAGAGTTCGACGCTACGGGTCTGATAGTACTTCGTTTCCTAATGGGCCTCGGCGAGGGCACGACGTTTCCGGCGTTGAATTCCCTGATATCGAAATGGGCGCCGCCAGCCGAGCGTTCAAAAATCGGTTCGCTGATTCTTGCCGGTGCTCAGATCGGCACCGTTGTGGCGAACGCGCTGTCCGGAGTACTTTTGCAGTACTCGTCGATCGGTTGGCGCTCGGTTTTCTACGTCTTCGGCTCGATCGGCGTCGCGTGGTTCGTCGTCTTTGTCCTCGTCTGCTACAGCACACCCGACGATCACCCGTTCGTCTCCGATCGCGAGAAGAAGTACCTTCACGATAACATGCACGAGCACACCCACAACAAGTTCCCACCCACGCCGTGGCGCCACCTGCTAAAATCGGTACCGCTATGGGCCCTGGTCGCCGCCTCGGTCGGTCACGACTGGGGTTTCTTCACTATGGTTACCGACCTACCAAAGTACATGAGCGGGGTGCTCAAATTCTCGATAAAAACGAACGGCCTCCTTACCGCTCTGCCGTACCTCTGCATGTGGTGCGTCAGCATCGGTTCGTCCTGGATTGCCGATTGGATGATAAACGAAAAGATAATGACCAGGACCAACGTGAGGAAGATGTTCACAACCATCGCATCCGTTGGACCGGCCTGTTTTCTCAtcgccgcctcgtatgccggaTGCGATCGTTACGTCGTCGTCACACTTTTTACCGTCGGTATGGCGCTGATGGGTACTTTCTACCCTGGTATGAGGGTGAACTCGCTTGATCTCAGTCCCAACTACTCCGGAACCGTTATGGCTATCGTGAACGGGATTGGCGCGCTTTCTGGGATCATAACGCCTTACATCGTCGGCGTTTTAACGCCGAATCAGACAGTGAACGAGTGGAGACTCGTCTTCTGGATCATATTTGGCGTCTTCATTGTTACCAACACcgcgtttcttttcttcgcaAGTGGGGAGGTTCAGTACTGGAACGATCCGGAATTTCTTATCAGGGATACCGaggggaggaaaaataaaaacgaaggggatgttgctgctgctgctgctactgtCGAACGCGGGAAAAACGATGTCAAGACGTGAATAACGATCAAACGACGAGTTTCAACGTTTagaacaagtttttttttttttttttcacctacgTTTTACCCACTTCCGATTTTCATCGCGGTTGttaaaatcgtaaaattgatATTCGGTTTTGCCTACTAGCCGTAACTCTTTTTACTAACGGTCATCGTGCTTTGGGCGAAAAAAGTATTATTATAACgagtgaaatttgaaagttgaTTGATtcacttttcttctttttcaacggggaaatttcttttttcctttcatcaAATTGCGCTGTATAAACAATATCAGAAGACGAATGTATgcataaataaacaaagagTATTGTTGTAATATGAACTATTGTCAAGCTAGTCAATGACGAAAAATGTTGAACGTTCGTCATTTagttgtatatatgtatacgtatatttataatatatacatataatgtaacGTAAGGGTAAATCCGAAAGGTATAAATATCTCTCAGTATTCTCACCgcgttttaaaattattcacatgTAGTGAATTAATCATCCAATAACCATATAAATGTATGCAACCCATGTTATAAATTGTTCACCAACTTCCCTGTAATTACATTCgatatattatgtaatatataagTTTAATAACATTCTACAGTTTTGGTAttattaaaaagaaatgaaaaaaaaaaacagaataaacaatttcatatacatatacactaagtgaatataaataataaaaatgtattaacacgcgaaaagaattaaaaagaattgaaagatacaatttgaaaaaagaaaactatgCCATGTTCACTTGAGTACATATATcatgaactttttttaaaattattattcgtaatatttttaagaatattacagaaaatacgtgatatttatttgtttaatcGCTGCGTTCGGTATTCACGGAAAGATATTAATAGAAGctgtgtaaatttttattacaccgAGTGGTTGTGAGATGTAACATGAGATTATCAGAAACGTGTTTCCGTTAATTTTATTCCCGAAGTAATCGTTCACGATGGATGATCGTGTGTTTTTTACCTCTCGATTTACGTCGATTCGTTAAATCTTGCCGTGCAGCACCGACTTTGCAATCGGCAGTAAGATGATTGgagataaaatttataatttggtTGCCACGGtagttgaatttatttattttttttctcatttttttacgGTATGTGATGTAATAAAACCGATAACggatatgaataaaatttacaacctTTTCGAGTGACGTTATATAACAAACCCTAGCTAAAGCCTCGATGACTTACGGTGGCTAATCCAAATTACAACCGATAAAACTTGACGATATAATTTGATTTacgatttttacaattataacAATTTCTCCATCGCATTTCGATAAAACAACGTCATTTTCATCGGAGGATATTTTCTGACCGAAGAAGCgcaagaaagtaaaaataaacaactcAAGTTGACGGGCGAAACGGAAAAAgatggattaaaaaaaaaaaaaatcaagcaaATCCAACCGTTCGCATGGCAAATTAGACtactgtaataaaaattgattagcAATCATTGAAACGttgaatttcatcaaatttctgaaaaacgATTCAAGATGTTCTCgagtttataaaaatcaaagTATTTCCTTAACGCGTGATTCCTTGTATATCATAATATCGGGTACAAAATTTAggataacatttttatttatattgtgaattttcccttcaattttcgcaaattctatttatagcaaaaaaaaaaaaaaaaaaacaaataaaaattacatatcGAGCAAAACTTGATTGATCAGATTTCTACCGTATCTGCACGGTTCACGTGACTCAGAATTGACATTCAGGTTGTGTGTTTCCGTCATAAATAAAGCGGTAAAAATAAATCCGAGGATGGAACGTAAGCAGCGACGGATCTGTCAGaacaaacaataattaatGGTCGGCacgtgatatatatatacatatatataaacgtAGATgcaaaggggggggggggggggggggggggggtgatgATACAGGAGATGCAGGAAATAGTCGAGTGCATTATGCGTTTTGTCATAGCGCAAATCGCGATGTATACACGGTAGAAAATATTACTCGTGCAATAGTTAAGATTAGGTAAGACGAGCTTTgggtaattgaaatttttactacgtatatacatacactagcgtctgtatgtatatgtatgttaaACACCGAAAAGCGCAGTGCTGTTATCTAACATTACGCAGCTCCCCGCACTCGAGTCACGCTCTGTAATTCAAATGTAATCTGAATAACGTTTTGTGATATTCaatcaaaaaagtttcaaagtcCCGAAAGTTTCCCCGAGATTTTATCAAATTCTTAATTACAAGTTTACTATCAGATACGAGTACGCGTAGATtggaacatttgaaaaatataaaaagataTACGATGTTCGTatcgtgttttatttttcaggatTTCTCCGAGTAagtttcaattaaattattttcaaaattgttgaaaatttttttacatacgaatgtataatttatacccGAGAATTAGACAAGtaattgtgtataaaaaaaaaaaaaaaaagaatagaaaacgTTCCAAGAAATAAGATCTAATTCTGGTCACCTTGaactaaataattgaaaatgtacgtgtgtgtgtgtgtgtatatatttgccaaaacaatttgacaaaaaccGTGCGATTATACGGAGAGACGTTTTTCCCCGTGTATCTGCAATGTCCTTGATTAATTTACCGTCGTTGCTGTCGTTTCCCAGTTTTTAAAAAccgtaattgaaaaataatcaacatTAAAAGAGTACAGTTTTCAGATTTCGGAATttcggtttcaaattttcgattttttttaaaaacttgtcaCTCTCCGTTTCAATCGGTCACATTTAATTTTGGCAAAATGAATAACTGTTGAAACCGTTTTCGACGATGACTATTTAAAGGCACCAACTATTTTGTCATACCGGTGCGATAACAACGATGACAGTTGACTATTACGAAAACCTTGAGATTTTTGTttacatattttatctaaGGTATTTTCAACCCAGTTTCAATATACCGTTTTATATACACGATATATCCGACACAAAAGCAAGTCACGACACAATTCACGAACACAAAGTCATAGTtgttatttatgtttttttttgtttttcattttttttctactcgcCTTCTCCCGGTCAATACTTGGAATGACTTAGCAACAATTGgtaagaaaattattccaacagTTTGATTAGATAGTCGATTCTATTCCAGATTTACGAATAAATGATTATGGTTGTTCTGCTTTTTCAGTTTCGATGTAAacatttttgcttttttctccATAAggttagaaaaattaataatactgAAGTATTTCTTGTCGATAATTTACACTTCTGCTCATTCGATGAACTGGataatgattttgaattgaaaattgatcgaaaGCTCTACCCTAAGAtatgtgttgaaaaaattcaaaaaaaaacgtagTGATGAAAATTCTTAAAGGGGATTAAAGAAACGACCAATTCTTGGGGAGTGAAAAATGacaggtgtaaaaaaaaattttattttgcctCCAGGAATTATGcagaaacgagaaaaacaCGACATTGAAATTCCAGCCAATGAACAAACAATTAATCATATTTATACGACGAGGTAGACAATGAGATGAGAAACGATAATGGCAGGAtaattggttgaaaattggtttgACGTATAAATTACTTGAAACTATGGTTTTGAAACCTTGTATATGGTTAGGCATTTTCTTTCCAGCAGAAAATAAATCATACGAAAGATGATAAAGTCGGTCGACGCGCGTCAGTGAATAAAGCCGGAACAAAGTATGGAGGAATCCTTGGAAACGGAGTCAATGCTGAGCAACCAAAATGAAATGTATGTCACCTAGAACAGAGCGACAATATCTTGGGTCTTATTACGCTGGATAATTACCGAAAGGTGTGCCGGAGCGAAACTTTTTCGGATAACTTATTGTATAGGCGAGGCGAGGAGAGGCCGGAAATCGGCACCGATCGACCGGATCGGgatatatgcatatacgaAACCGAGAAACTCACGTGAGAAGCCTTCCAGTCGTTAAACAGTTCCGGAATCATCGACTCGGAGGTCGTTACCCACATTTGGCGATCCGCGATCGTCACGAAATTCGATACCGATCATCGATTTAACGTTGATTCAACGCCCCGCGGTTAGTGCAGTAGCAATGAGCATCAGTGGGGATTGAAAGATGCAGATCGAGATGATGATACCCCCTCATTTATTGGCGATATTGAATTCTGGCTGTAAGTAACGATATTCATCAGATTTCTACGGTTATCTTAAAGACATCGGTCTCAAGTTTTAGCGATGattggctaattttttatttcgtgcACATTACGCTTGGCGATTTTCATCGCCGAAAGAAAATCGGCGCCGATCTTGGAAAGAATTTCGACGATTTTTCACGGAATTATTCCGATTTTGTTCCAATGATCGATTTGTCACCGATCACGAAACTTGTGAAAAGTGTATGAATCGTTAAGCGAGGAATTAGGTTCGACAGTTTTAAAAGATTCCGTTCGATTTCAGTGATCTCGATGTTTTATCGGATATTGGTGATATTTTTTAGTAAGCtgcaatgaaattcaaaagtgaAATTTCGTGTAAGAAATCATCATGACAATTCATAGCAATTTCATGAACTTGTGTCGGATTTCAGTGAGAGAAACATCGTGTATAATATTAGTGGGTTCtacgagttaaaaaaaaatctacaacaaTTTTCAGGTAAGTTGTAAAATACTAGCAAAAACTGTGTATTAAGATTCTGCGCAATTCTAAATTAATTTGTGAGATATTTCTGTAAAGAGTATTTACAAACTTAAAATGCAATTCTCTTTTTAATACCGTAAAAAGTTTGTAAGATCGGTAAGGAATTTAGAAcataattttacaacaattaCTGATCATAAATATTCCCTGCGATCTCGGAATAATTCACGATGTTCGAAATTTATCGCTTTCGAATTGATGGAAGAACTGCGAAATATGCTTAGGAGGATGTTTGAATCGttctaattaaaattttccaacgcACGCGTAATAGGAATTCACAACACGAATCAATTCCAAATCTCTTTGGGATTAGTGCGGCACTAAAATCTACTAGATTCTTgcgatttcatatttttatcagaAGGTATATTCTCTAAATCTCTCAGAAttcgaaatgaaattgtagTCGTACATGCAATTCATGCCGAATGTTCTGTGATACTGGAATTTCTGTAAATCCGTGAGAATTCTGAAGGAATTCCAAAAGCAATTCCACATTCTCATGAAACGATAGTGGAATTTTCAAAGTCCATAAGAATTTGACATAAATTCCAAATGCTATTCCATATTCTCATCAAATGCCACTTTAATCCTCCGAATCccttgaaattatgaataaaattctaaTGCAATTGAAAATTCCCATCGGATGATTCTTGGATTCTCTAAATATGGACTGGCATTTGGAAATGATTCCAAATTGccataaataaaaatggattCATCGGAAATTCAGATCCGTTCTATCTCCGGATTGATCCGGAAACATTCAAGAAAAGTACACCAAGATTGCCTGAATTTCAGTGATCGCAGCGATGCACGGTTCGGCCGAATCTGCGCCGGCATTGTTTGCCTCGAATTTAACAGATTTGGGTTAACTTGGCATATCGGCAGCGCGATCGCTGCTCGACACGGTGGTGGGTAAGACGTTGTTCCAGATGAAGGCTCGCGGTGTCCTCGGCCGATATATAATGGGAAATAAAATGCGGCTCGATATCGCCGGCTAAAGATTATACGATTAtaactataatatatatagtTTGCGGACGCAGACAACGCGCGACGATCGGATCTAAACATCTTTATTACAGCTCTTAATCATCCAGAATGTTGGTACTTGCACACTGCAACCTCTGTCATATGCACGTTATGCGATTGCACAAGAGTAAAGAGGCGGCAGTGCGGTTAATAATCAATAATCAAACTGCAATCCTCGCATTATTTCCAGATCCCTATTACCTGTTACTATCGTTGTCTAATACCATGTGTATCGCACAGTGTGTTCATGGAACAAGCcgtatactgagaaaaatccACGCGTCACTTTTCCGCAAAACTGATTGACTGATAATCGCGCGATTGCGTTTAATGCGAAATCCGATTtccttttgtttatttaaa
It includes:
- the LOC124222972 gene encoding putative inorganic phosphate cotransporter isoform X1, giving the protein MMKESSIPVADEKSWLLAEFNNSEPTRQRRIDKIYNFLKGAPIPQRWVFALMGFIAVVNAFTMRICLSLAITEMVVETDSSEITDETCPSTNSTSTTNSAVGTYEWDESLQGIILSSFYWGYVITHLPGGQLAERFGGKYTLGLGILSTAIFTLITPLVVEEFDATGLIVLRFLMGLGEGTTFPALNSLISKWAPPAERSKIGSLILAGAQIGTVVANALSGVLLQYSSIGWRSVFYVFGSIGVAWFVVFVLVCYSTPDDHPFVSDREKKYLHDNMHEHTHNKFPPTPWRHLLKSVPLWALVAASVGHDWGFFTMVTDLPKYMSGVLKFSIKTNGLLTALPYLCMWCVSIGSSWIADWMINEKIMTRTNVRKMFTTIASVGPACFLIAASYAGCDRYVVVTLFTVGMALMGTFYPGMRVNSLDLSPNYSGTVMAIVNGIGALSGIITPYIVGVLTPNQTVNEWRLVFWIIFGVFIVTNTAFLFFASGEVQYWNDPEFLIRDTEGRKNKNEGDVAAAAATVERGKNDVKT
- the LOC124222972 gene encoding putative inorganic phosphate cotransporter isoform X3 yields the protein MLSAWKTCCAPIPQRWVFALMGFIAVVNAFTMRICLSLAITEMVVETDSSEITDETCPSTNSTSTTNSAVGTYEWDESLQGIILSSFYWGYVITHLPGGQLAERFGGKYTLGLGILSTAIFTLITPLVVEEFDATGLIVLRFLMGLGEGTTFPALNSLISKWAPPAERSKIGSLILAGAQIGTVVANALSGVLLQYSSIGWRSVFYVFGSIGVAWFVVFVLVCYSTPDDHPFVSDREKKYLHDNMHEHTHNKFPPTPWRHLLKSVPLWALVAASVGHDWGFFTMVTDLPKYMSGVLKFSIKTNGLLTALPYLCMWCVSIGSSWIADWMINEKIMTRTNVRKMFTTIASVGPACFLIAASYAGCDRYVVVTLFTVGMALMGTFYPGMRVNSLDLSPNYSGTVMAIVNGIGALSGIITPYIVGVLTPNQTVNEWRLVFWIIFGVFIVTNTAFLFFASGEVQYWNDPEFLIRDTEGRKNKNEGDVAAAAATVERGKNDVKT
- the LOC124222972 gene encoding putative inorganic phosphate cotransporter isoform X5, with translation MRAPIPQRWVFALMGFIAVVNAFTMRICLSLAITEMVVETDSSEITDETCPSTNSTSTTNSAVGTYEWDESLQGIILSSFYWGYVITHLPGGQLAERFGGKYTLGLGILSTAIFTLITPLVVEEFDATGLIVLRFLMGLGEGTTFPALNSLISKWAPPAERSKIGSLILAGAQIGTVVANALSGVLLQYSSIGWRSVFYVFGSIGVAWFVVFVLVCYSTPDDHPFVSDREKKYLHDNMHEHTHNKFPPTPWRHLLKSVPLWALVAASVGHDWGFFTMVTDLPKYMSGVLKFSIKTNGLLTALPYLCMWCVSIGSSWIADWMINEKIMTRTNVRKMFTTIASVGPACFLIAASYAGCDRYVVVTLFTVGMALMGTFYPGMRVNSLDLSPNYSGTVMAIVNGIGALSGIITPYIVGVLTPNQTVNEWRLVFWIIFGVFIVTNTAFLFFASGEVQYWNDPEFLIRDTEGRKNKNEGDVAAAAATVERGKNDVKT